The Halanaerobium praevalens DSM 2228 genome contains a region encoding:
- the rpoZ gene encoding DNA-directed RNA polymerase subunit omega: MITEPSAEQLIGKADSLYTVIILGSKRARHLNQNGPELLEKYRSKKLVSKSLEEIEKDKLTYEKRSSY, translated from the coding sequence ATGATTACTGAACCCTCTGCAGAACAGCTAATAGGTAAAGCTGATAGTTTATATACAGTTATTATTTTAGGCTCAAAAAGAGCAAGACATCTTAATCAAAATGGACCTGAATTATTAGAAAAATATAGAAGCAAAAAATTAGTCTCTAAAAGTTTAGAAGAAATCGAAAAAGATAAATTGACTTATGAAAAAAGAAGTAGTTATTAA
- the gmk gene encoding guanylate kinase has protein sequence MKKGLLFVLSGPSGVGKNTVLDALFENFDAVSYSISATTRARRKGEIEGEDYFFISEGKFKEIEAEDGFIESALVHGHYYGTPKKFVDQKLETGEDIILEIDTQGAKQVREKYPEAVYIFLVPPSLEELENRLDKRGSENSKSKNIRLANARQELKEVHKYDYEVINDSLEDAVREIKKIIIKEQKRRDS, from the coding sequence ATGAAAAAGGGCTTATTATTTGTATTGTCTGGTCCATCAGGTGTGGGAAAAAACACGGTACTTGATGCACTATTTGAAAATTTTGATGCTGTGTCTTATTCTATTTCTGCAACAACTAGAGCAAGAAGAAAAGGAGAAATTGAGGGAGAAGATTATTTTTTTATTTCTGAGGGGAAATTTAAGGAAATAGAAGCTGAAGATGGTTTTATAGAGAGCGCTTTAGTTCATGGCCATTATTATGGGACTCCTAAGAAATTTGTAGATCAAAAATTAGAAACAGGAGAAGATATAATTTTAGAGATTGATACACAAGGAGCCAAACAAGTTCGGGAAAAGTATCCAGAAGCAGTCTATATTTTTCTAGTTCCTCCTTCTTTAGAAGAATTAGAAAATAGGCTTGATAAAAGAGGATCAGAAAATTCTAAGAGCAAAAATATTCGACTTGCAAATGCACGTCAAGAATTAAAAGAGGTACATAAATATGATTATGAAGTTATTAATGACAGTTTAGAAGATGCAGTTAGAGAGATTAAAAAAATTATTATAAAAGAACAAAAAAGGAGAGATTCTTAA
- the remA gene encoding extracellular matrix/biofilm regulator RemA gives MEVNLINIGFGNIIAANRVIAVVSPESAPIKRIIQEARERGMLIDATYGRRTRAVIITDSDHVVLSAIQPETVSHRLEDEK, from the coding sequence ATGGAAGTTAACTTAATTAATATCGGTTTTGGTAATATTATTGCAGCAAATAGGGTGATTGCAGTAGTGAGTCCAGAATCAGCACCTATAAAAAGAATTATTCAGGAAGCACGTGAAAGAGGAATGTTAATTGATGCTACATATGGTCGTCGCACTAGAGCAGTTATAATTACAGATAGTGATCATGTTGTTTTATCTGCAATTCAACCAGAAACTGTCTCACACCGATTAGAAGATGAAAAATAA